A segment of the Aromatoleum aromaticum EbN1 genome:
TAAACAAAAGAACACTCACTTTGGTTTGCGGGGAGAAACAAGAGCCGCCCTCCCCCTCCCTCTCCCCCTCGGATGCAGTCTTCCACTGGCAATTTCTACTTGACAGGTTCCGCGTCACGAAACATTATCGCCGCATGATCCACTCGTTCTCGTGCGCTGACACCGAGGCGCTTTTCCACAGCAGGGCCGTGCCGCGATTCCGAAACATCGAGCGTGTAGCGCGGCGCAAGCTGCTGCAGCTTCATGCGGGGACCGATTTGACCAGTCTGCGGGTTCCGCCCGGCAATCAGCTCGAAGCGCTCAAGGGCGACCGGAGAGGACAGTACAGCATCCGCATCAATGACCAGTGGCGGTTATGCTTCGAGTGGCGCGAGGACGGCGCCCATCTGGTCGAGATCGCGGATTACCACTAGGAGGGTCATATGACCGACACCGAACTGCTCGACGAGATCCATCCAGGCGAGATCTTGCTGGAGGATTTCCTGCGGCCGATGGGGATTACCGCTCGGCAGCTCGCGGCCGATATCGACGTGTCGCCAAGTCGGATTAGCGAGCTCGTGCATGGCCGGCGGCCGATCACC
Coding sequences within it:
- a CDS encoding type II toxin-antitoxin system RelE/ParE family toxin, whose protein sequence is MPRFRNIERVARRKLLQLHAGTDLTSLRVPPGNQLEALKGDRRGQYSIRINDQWRLCFEWREDGAHLVEIADYH
- a CDS encoding HigA family addiction module antitoxin is translated as MTDTELLDEIHPGEILLEDFLRPMGITARQLAADIDVSPSRISELVHGRRPITADTALRLGLFFGMEPRFWLNLQAEYDMRIATRELRDKIAPRIRVFHSRHAAM